In Paenibacillus sp. J23TS9, a single genomic region encodes these proteins:
- a CDS encoding alpha-glycosidase: MLLEALYHVPRDKWAYAYDPRTIHLRVRTKKNDVDTVVAMTGDKYDWDSTYFEITMEKAASDEMFDFWEASVLPKYKRLTYAFRVTAGTESIYMLDSGIYHDCPAPTGGYYEFPYIHEIDVFKVPDWAKDAVFYQILPERFANGDPGNDPKGTQPWGGQPETDNFFGGDLKGVLDHLDDLLDLGINAIYFTPLFKSPSNHKYDIVDYKQVDPQFGDNALLKEVVEVCHEKGIRVMLDAVFNHCSELFPPFQDVLKNGEKSKYADWFHINHFPARVENGIATYDTFGFYGNMPKFNTANPEVKQYLLDVAEYWIKEIKLDGWRLDVANEVDHHFWRDFRKVVKNVNPEAYIVGEVWSDSLSWLVGDQFDSVMNYPFADKVLEFFNGGMDGATFSDRMSSLLMRYPQQTNEVVFNMLCSHDTPRLLTRVGGDKRKLKLSVVFLFTYMGTPCIYYGDEVGITGNGDPDCRKCMIWDPNKQDRELYDFYKMMINLRKTHKALREGRFRFLKADQGNPCIIYERADDSIHFTIWMNNTNQKQTLSHPMVTSDWRDALTNEKVKPADGMMNVTLDPFGYRILYRNITK, from the coding sequence ATGCTGCTCGAAGCTCTTTATCATGTGCCCCGTGACAAGTGGGCCTATGCATACGATCCACGTACCATTCACCTGCGTGTCCGCACCAAAAAAAACGACGTGGATACCGTTGTCGCCATGACCGGTGATAAATACGACTGGGACTCGACCTACTTTGAAATTACAATGGAAAAAGCAGCATCCGACGAGATGTTTGATTTTTGGGAGGCCTCGGTGCTCCCTAAATACAAACGACTAACCTACGCGTTCCGTGTAACCGCCGGGACCGAGTCGATCTATATGCTGGACAGCGGAATTTACCATGATTGTCCTGCCCCAACAGGCGGTTACTATGAATTCCCCTACATACATGAAATCGATGTGTTTAAGGTACCGGATTGGGCCAAGGATGCTGTTTTTTATCAAATACTTCCCGAGCGGTTCGCTAATGGAGATCCTGGGAATGATCCAAAAGGAACGCAGCCATGGGGTGGTCAGCCTGAAACCGATAATTTCTTCGGTGGCGATTTAAAAGGCGTTCTCGACCATTTGGACGATCTGCTGGATCTCGGAATCAATGCGATATACTTTACCCCTTTGTTCAAATCGCCATCCAATCATAAATACGACATCGTAGACTATAAGCAGGTCGATCCTCAATTTGGTGACAATGCGTTGTTGAAAGAGGTGGTGGAGGTCTGTCATGAAAAAGGAATCCGCGTGATGCTGGATGCGGTGTTCAATCACTGCAGTGAGCTCTTCCCTCCTTTCCAGGACGTCCTCAAAAATGGTGAAAAATCAAAATATGCCGATTGGTTCCATATCAATCATTTTCCTGCCCGTGTGGAAAACGGTATTGCCACCTATGATACCTTCGGATTTTATGGAAATATGCCTAAATTCAATACGGCAAACCCCGAAGTAAAGCAATATCTGCTTGATGTGGCGGAGTATTGGATTAAGGAGATAAAACTCGACGGATGGCGTTTAGATGTTGCCAATGAGGTCGATCATCATTTCTGGCGTGACTTCCGTAAAGTCGTCAAAAATGTGAATCCGGAAGCTTATATCGTGGGTGAAGTGTGGAGTGACTCGCTTTCCTGGCTTGTCGGTGATCAATTTGATTCGGTTATGAATTACCCGTTTGCTGACAAGGTGCTCGAATTCTTTAATGGCGGCATGGACGGAGCCACATTCTCAGATCGTATGAGCTCGCTTCTCATGCGTTATCCGCAGCAGACTAACGAAGTTGTATTTAACATGCTGTGCAGCCACGATACACCACGCCTTCTGACGCGAGTTGGCGGCGATAAGCGGAAGCTGAAATTGTCCGTCGTATTCCTCTTTACGTATATGGGAACGCCTTGTATTTACTATGGCGATGAAGTCGGCATCACAGGTAATGGCGATCCGGATTGCCGCAAGTGTATGATTTGGGATCCGAATAAACAGGATCGCGAGCTTTATGATTTCTATAAAATGATGATCAATCTGCGCAAGACTCATAAAGCGCTGCGTGAAGGCAGATTCCGGTTCCTGAAAGCGGATCAGGGCAACCCGTGCATCATTTATGAACGTGCAGATGACTCCATTCACTTCACCATCTGGATGAACAATACAAATCAAAAACAAACGCTCTCCCATCCAATGGTCACTTCGGATTGGCGCGATGCTCTAACGAATGAGAAAGTCAAACCAGCGGATGGAATGATGAATGTAACTCTGGATCCATTCGGTTATCGGATTTTATATCGGAATATTACCAAATAG
- a CDS encoding transporter substrate-binding domain-containing protein encodes MKKWGILTACLLLTGSLLAGCGDKNSDQASVSDNGGSKTEAKTIVLGTSADFPPYEFHKMVGGKDQIVGFDIEIAKQIAADMGANLEVKDMDFKALLSELSSGRVDFVISGMTPDENRKKEVDFSNNYYKAEQAVVIRDKDKDKYSTMKSLEGVSFGIQTGSIQEDIAKTIPNAKITGLSKINDIIMQLNSGRVDASIMEKPVAEAFLKNVKGLAIADAVPDYKEDGYAIGVKKGNTELVDHINKTLDRLKSEKKIEQFVSEASDLAAQK; translated from the coding sequence ATGAAAAAATGGGGTATTTTAACGGCATGTTTGTTGCTGACAGGAAGCTTGCTTGCAGGCTGTGGAGATAAAAATTCAGATCAGGCGTCCGTTTCAGATAATGGGGGAAGCAAGACAGAAGCGAAAACAATTGTACTCGGGACAAGCGCCGATTTTCCTCCTTATGAATTTCATAAAATGGTCGGTGGCAAAGACCAGATTGTAGGTTTCGATATTGAGATCGCCAAGCAGATCGCAGCCGATATGGGAGCGAATCTGGAAGTTAAGGACATGGATTTTAAAGCTTTGCTCAGCGAATTATCGAGTGGACGTGTGGACTTTGTCATCTCGGGTATGACACCGGATGAGAATCGCAAGAAGGAAGTGGATTTCTCCAATAACTATTACAAAGCCGAGCAGGCTGTTGTGATAAGAGATAAGGATAAGGATAAATATTCTACGATGAAATCGCTCGAGGGCGTATCGTTTGGGATTCAAACAGGTTCCATTCAAGAGGATATTGCGAAGACAATTCCCAATGCGAAAATTACCGGTCTCAGTAAAATTAACGACATCATCATGCAGCTTAATTCTGGACGAGTTGATGCATCGATCATGGAAAAACCGGTTGCCGAAGCCTTTTTGAAAAATGTTAAAGGTCTCGCCATCGCTGATGCGGTCCCTGATTATAAGGAAGACGGCTACGCAATTGGTGTTAAAAAAGGCAACACGGAGCTGGTTGATCATATCAACAAAACGTTGGACCGCTTGAAATCAGAGAAAAAAATAGAACAATTTGTATCTGAAGCCAGTGATCTTGCTGCTCAAAAATAA
- a CDS encoding amino acid ABC transporter permease, with translation MNIFETFWEYRSYFGHGIQYTLLLAAIGVVCGFILGLLVSMLRMSRFWLPRFLGTVWVEFLRGTPMLVQLFIIHYGLVSFGIKLTAIESGAITLSINSSAYLAETFRAGIQGVDRGQAEAARSLGMSKGMTMRYIVLPQAVKSVLPAIGNEFITIIKESSIVSFIGVTDLMYQAQAVTTITYESLKPLLIIAAIYFVMTFTLSKLLGLFERRLSTDDHR, from the coding sequence ATGAATATATTTGAAACGTTCTGGGAATACCGGTCTTACTTTGGCCATGGCATCCAGTATACATTGCTGCTTGCAGCGATCGGGGTCGTTTGCGGGTTTATCCTTGGCTTGCTTGTTTCCATGCTGCGGATGTCCCGATTCTGGCTGCCGCGGTTTCTGGGTACGGTATGGGTAGAATTCCTTAGAGGTACCCCTATGCTGGTGCAGCTCTTTATCATCCATTACGGTCTCGTATCGTTCGGGATCAAATTAACAGCTATTGAATCCGGCGCCATTACTCTCTCGATTAACAGCTCCGCTTATCTGGCTGAAACATTCCGTGCCGGCATTCAGGGTGTGGACAGGGGACAGGCTGAGGCAGCGCGTTCTTTGGGAATGAGCAAAGGAATGACGATGAGATATATTGTTCTTCCGCAGGCGGTGAAAAGCGTGTTGCCGGCTATCGGGAATGAATTTATTACGATTATAAAAGAATCTTCGATCGTATCTTTTATCGGCGTCACTGATCTGATGTACCAGGCACAGGCCGTTACCACCATTACCTATGAATCACTCAAGCCGCTTCTGATTATCGCAGCTATTTATTTCGTGATGACCTTTACATTGTCCAAGCTGCTTGGTTTGTTCGAAAGGAGGTTAAGTACGGATGATCACCGTTAA
- a CDS encoding amino acid ABC transporter ATP-binding protein, which produces MITVKDLHKSFGKLNILKGVNIEIAKGEVVVVIGPSGSGKSTFLRCLNMLETPTSGEIAFEGDSITDKKHNINLTREKMGMVFQQFNLFPHKTVLQNIMLAPVKVKKMPQPEAEKIALDLLQTVGLADKKDAYPSQLSGGQKQRIAIARALAMQPHVMLFDEPTSALDPEMVGEVLEVMKKLAEGGMTMVIVTHEMGFAREVGDRIVFMDDGQIMEEGTPSEVFGNPKNSRTKDFLSKVL; this is translated from the coding sequence ATGATCACCGTTAAGGATCTGCACAAGTCGTTTGGAAAGCTTAATATCCTAAAAGGCGTGAATATTGAGATCGCCAAAGGGGAAGTTGTTGTTGTCATCGGTCCCAGCGGATCGGGAAAAAGTACATTCCTGAGATGCCTCAACATGCTTGAAACTCCGACAAGCGGAGAGATTGCGTTTGAAGGTGATTCCATTACGGATAAAAAGCATAATATCAACCTGACACGCGAAAAAATGGGGATGGTATTTCAGCAATTCAATTTGTTTCCGCATAAGACGGTTCTTCAAAATATTATGCTTGCCCCTGTAAAGGTGAAGAAAATGCCGCAGCCGGAAGCTGAGAAAATCGCTCTCGATCTCCTGCAGACGGTCGGACTTGCGGATAAGAAGGATGCGTACCCGTCGCAGCTGTCCGGGGGACAGAAACAGCGTATCGCCATTGCCCGCGCGCTGGCCATGCAGCCGCATGTCATGCTGTTTGACGAGCCTACATCTGCGCTCGACCCTGAGATGGTGGGTGAGGTGCTGGAGGTCATGAAGAAGCTCGCAGAAGGCGGCATGACTATGGTGATCGTAACCCATGAGATGGGTTTTGCCAGAGAGGTCGGTGACCGTATTGTATTCATGGATGACGGTCAGATCATGGAAGAAGGTACTCCATCTGAGGTATTTGGTAATCCGAAAAATAGCCGTACCAAAGATTTTCTTAGCAAAGTACTCTGA
- a CDS encoding 3D domain-containing protein: MKKRFKKVKIFAAALGITLTVQAVPIHADSVHVTKEGDTYYTLSKQLGVNMNQLMNANPNVQATNIYEGIKLNIPGDNTMKAYADADSASTITTASLNVNSDQKVVEAWGKTFTYNKTLNVKATAYSAAASENGKWGAVDYFGNPLELGTIAVDPSIIPLGTKVLVTGHNFEGLPKKAFVATARDTGSAIKGNRIDIFVPGSPQSVSEFGFQDVQLYFIK, encoded by the coding sequence ATGAAGAAGAGATTTAAGAAAGTTAAAATTTTTGCAGCAGCATTGGGCATTACCTTGACTGTACAAGCCGTACCTATTCACGCGGACTCTGTACATGTAACCAAAGAAGGCGACACTTACTACACGCTATCGAAACAATTAGGCGTGAATATGAATCAGCTGATGAATGCAAATCCTAACGTACAAGCGACGAACATCTATGAAGGCATTAAGCTGAATATTCCGGGTGACAACACAATGAAGGCATATGCGGATGCGGATTCTGCATCAACGATCACAACCGCGTCTCTGAATGTGAATTCGGATCAAAAAGTCGTAGAAGCATGGGGAAAAACCTTTACTTATAATAAAACGCTTAACGTGAAAGCAACGGCATATTCTGCAGCTGCAAGCGAGAATGGAAAATGGGGTGCGGTTGATTACTTCGGTAATCCGCTTGAACTCGGTACAATCGCAGTAGACCCATCCATTATCCCGCTTGGCACAAAGGTGCTTGTCACAGGACATAACTTCGAAGGTCTTCCTAAAAAAGCTTTTGTAGCTACGGCCAGAGATACTGGCAGTGCCATTAAAGGGAACCGTATTGATATCTTTGTTCCGGGCAGCCCGCAATCCGTCAGCGAATTTGGTTTCCAGGACGTTCAACTATACTTCATTAAATAG
- a CDS encoding polysaccharide deacetylase family protein produces the protein MNTRLVKACAAMLLISLLWPEAALNAAQLEDPASSNSIQETSSHERKETRQEKQILTLGQLIKKYPDTFKIHGPHIKQIALTFDDVPDPRFTPQILKILSQNGVKATFFVVGSRARKHPDLVARIVREGHVIGNHSYNHPQFHKLTMAEYMDQIIRTEKILYGITGYKPKLIRPPYGDITENQLRWAKREGYKIVNWNVDSLDWKGISKEAVKRNVMTTAGQGSIILQHAGGGSSSDLSGTIGALPEIIRELKKKGYTFVTLPKLLKVQKDK, from the coding sequence ATAAATACCCGACTCGTTAAAGCCTGCGCTGCTATGCTTCTTATCAGCCTGCTTTGGCCTGAAGCCGCTCTTAATGCGGCCCAGCTGGAAGATCCGGCCTCTTCCAATTCAATACAAGAAACAAGCAGTCATGAACGAAAGGAAACACGTCAGGAAAAACAGATTTTAACCCTGGGGCAGCTTATCAAGAAATACCCTGATACTTTCAAAATTCACGGTCCCCATATCAAACAGATCGCATTGACCTTTGATGATGTTCCTGATCCCCGTTTTACTCCGCAAATTCTAAAGATATTGTCCCAGAATGGAGTAAAGGCCACGTTCTTCGTTGTAGGCAGCCGGGCCAGAAAGCATCCTGACCTGGTAGCCAGAATTGTACGGGAAGGACATGTCATCGGGAATCATTCCTATAACCATCCACAGTTCCATAAGCTGACGATGGCCGAATATATGGATCAAATCATCCGGACAGAGAAAATCCTGTATGGCATTACCGGCTATAAACCTAAATTGATCCGTCCTCCCTATGGTGATATTACGGAGAACCAGCTGCGCTGGGCCAAACGCGAGGGATATAAAATCGTCAACTGGAATGTCGATTCCTTGGACTGGAAAGGCATCAGCAAAGAGGCTGTGAAAAGAAACGTAATGACCACAGCCGGGCAGGGCTCCATCATTCTTCAGCATGCCGGAGGGGGCAGCTCTTCGGACTTATCCGGAACGATCGGAGCCTTACCGGAAATCATCCGCGAACTAAAGAAAAAAGGATATACTTTTGTGACTTTACCCAAACTGCTAAAAGTTCAAAAGGACAAATAA
- a CDS encoding NADH:flavin oxidoreductase/NADH oxidase, giving the protein MADLFTPYVLKGLSLKNRIVMPPMCQYSVQAQDGIPNNWHFVHYVSRAVGGTGLIIVEMTAIHPDGRITNQDTGIWSDEHIPAYRKIVDEIHTHGTRIGIQLGHAGRKAEDANPPVAPSAIRFDEKYKTPRALTTEEVEEMVRAYKEAARRAVEAGFDTIEIHGAHGYLIHQFHSPITNRRDDVYGQDLPLFGVEVTRAVREVVPEDMPVIMRVSAKEYVDGGYDVDYITEVCRRYQEAGVDVFHVSSGGEGHIGANGGPKAGAGYQVELAEHIKDKLDVPVIAVGRLDDFEVAQNVVLDGKADLVAVGRGMLKDPYWALHASQALQGDGKIPKQYLRGF; this is encoded by the coding sequence ATGGCGGATTTATTCACACCCTATGTATTAAAGGGATTATCTTTGAAGAACCGAATTGTAATGCCTCCTATGTGCCAATACTCGGTGCAAGCGCAGGATGGAATCCCGAACAACTGGCATTTTGTGCATTATGTTTCCCGGGCGGTGGGCGGCACAGGGCTGATCATTGTGGAAATGACGGCTATTCATCCGGATGGACGTATTACGAATCAGGATACAGGGATCTGGAGCGATGAGCACATCCCCGCATACCGCAAAATTGTGGACGAGATACATACCCATGGAACACGAATTGGCATTCAGTTAGGACATGCCGGACGCAAGGCGGAGGATGCTAATCCGCCGGTAGCTCCGTCAGCCATTCGGTTCGATGAAAAATATAAAACACCTCGCGCTCTTACTACCGAAGAGGTAGAAGAAATGGTGCGGGCATACAAAGAAGCGGCAAGAAGGGCAGTTGAAGCCGGGTTTGATACGATAGAAATTCATGGAGCGCACGGATACCTGATCCACCAATTCCATTCACCAATTACCAACCGTCGCGATGATGTTTACGGTCAGGATTTGCCACTCTTTGGCGTAGAAGTAACAAGGGCGGTCAGGGAGGTTGTGCCTGAGGATATGCCGGTCATTATGCGGGTTTCGGCCAAAGAATATGTGGACGGCGGTTATGACGTAGATTATATTACAGAAGTCTGCCGGCGTTACCAGGAGGCAGGCGTGGATGTGTTTCATGTCTCTTCCGGCGGTGAAGGGCATATTGGCGCCAACGGAGGACCGAAAGCTGGGGCGGGTTATCAAGTGGAGCTGGCAGAGCATATCAAAGACAAGCTGGATGTACCTGTTATCGCAGTAGGACGTCTAGATGACTTTGAAGTCGCGCAAAACGTGGTGCTGGATGGTAAAGCGGATTTGGTGGCTGTAGGCAGGGGAATGTTGAAAGATCCTTACTGGGCGCTGCATGCATCTCAAGCGCTTCAAGGTGATGGAAAAATACCGAAGCAGTATTTACGGGGCTTTTAA
- a CDS encoding PspA/IM30 family protein, with product MAIFKRLRDLTMSNINAIIDKAEDPVKMTDQYIRDMTEDLEDAEKAVAAQIAIEKKFKQLYEEQAALVEKRTQQAHTAAQAQNVDLARRALEEKNAAEQKMAEYKASYDQNKAAADNLRSKLDEMRKQLTEMKNKRETLVARYNAAKAQTEINKAMQGFSPDSASNGMKRMEEKMMQMEAQAEASNEMSSKGKSLDDEFEKLGTDKAVDDELAALMKQYENK from the coding sequence ATGGCTATTTTTAAAAGATTACGTGACCTGACAATGTCTAACATTAACGCAATTATCGACAAAGCGGAAGACCCGGTAAAAATGACAGACCAATATATCCGTGACATGACGGAAGATCTTGAAGATGCGGAGAAAGCAGTAGCAGCTCAAATAGCTATTGAGAAGAAATTCAAGCAGCTGTATGAGGAACAAGCAGCTCTGGTCGAAAAACGTACCCAACAGGCACATACGGCAGCACAAGCACAAAATGTTGATTTAGCCCGCCGTGCGCTTGAGGAAAAGAATGCTGCTGAACAAAAAATGGCCGAATACAAAGCAAGTTATGACCAAAACAAAGCAGCAGCAGATAATCTTCGCAGCAAGCTTGATGAGATGCGCAAACAGCTGACCGAAATGAAAAATAAACGTGAAACATTGGTTGCCCGTTATAATGCAGCCAAGGCGCAAACTGAAATTAATAAAGCTATGCAAGGCTTCAGCCCGGACAGTGCTTCAAACGGCATGAAGCGTATGGAAGAAAAAATGATGCAAATGGAGGCGCAAGCCGAAGCAAGTAATGAAATGTCCTCCAAAGGCAAATCCCTTGATGATGAATTTGAAAAGCTCGGTACGGACAAAGCGGTTGACGACGAGCTGGCTGCGCTGATGAAACAGTACGAGAATAAGTAA
- a CDS encoding DUF350 domain-containing protein → MDFNTIMGILVWTGSGALLLFILMFVDSLFTRYKDFEEVKAGNMAVTTRLVLKLLAQGYILSASISTSNNLLDAVMVSIISFLILLVLEAIVRVLLRIWAKLELDVGTQQGKVGYGLFAGSLHMVGALIITACL, encoded by the coding sequence ATGGATTTTAATACGATTATGGGGATTCTGGTGTGGACAGGATCTGGAGCGCTGCTCCTTTTTATACTGATGTTTGTCGATTCCCTGTTCACAAGATACAAGGACTTTGAGGAAGTCAAAGCAGGAAACATGGCAGTAACGACACGACTTGTACTGAAACTGCTGGCTCAGGGGTACATCCTTTCAGCTTCAATCAGTACATCCAACAATCTGCTCGATGCTGTAATGGTGTCCATCATTTCCTTCCTGATCCTGCTTGTACTGGAGGCAATCGTCCGTGTTTTGTTGCGCATATGGGCAAAGCTGGAGCTTGATGTGGGAACGCAGCAAGGGAAAGTCGGTTACGGGTTGTTTGCGGGTTCGCTTCATATGGTTGGCGCGTTAATTATTACCGCATGCCTATAA
- a CDS encoding DUF4178 domain-containing protein: MSVFKRIGNLFAKPEPPKAEKSMLALMPGDICEVSLVTYEVTGRVHNRGRNAVVLTLQDGSAIAYLHIEERETVQYALYTPLDGRLDNPSEVPTELDLDNRTFFLEEEYEGHVLVNGKTPFTQGGEQHVWQYQSDDYRLVRIEWQNGRFMLYEGEKVLSGDVKVIRAN, translated from the coding sequence ATGAGCGTATTTAAACGAATTGGTAATCTGTTTGCCAAGCCCGAACCGCCAAAGGCGGAAAAAAGCATGCTGGCTCTCATGCCCGGGGATATTTGCGAAGTATCGCTAGTTACCTACGAGGTTACAGGCCGTGTACACAACCGTGGCCGCAACGCCGTAGTTCTGACGCTGCAGGACGGAAGCGCTATCGCTTATTTGCATATCGAGGAACGTGAAACGGTTCAATATGCTCTATATACGCCATTGGATGGTCGTCTCGATAATCCGAGCGAAGTGCCGACAGAGCTGGATTTGGATAATAGAACCTTTTTCCTGGAAGAGGAGTATGAAGGACATGTGCTGGTGAATGGTAAAACACCTTTCACCCAAGGCGGGGAGCAGCATGTGTGGCAATATCAATCCGATGATTACCGTTTGGTGCGCATTGAATGGCAGAACGGACGCTTTATGCTGTATGAAGGAGAGAAAGTACTGTCGGGAGATGTAAAAGTCATCCGGGCCAATTAG
- a CDS encoding DUF4247 domain-containing protein translates to MKGRQGRSLLSLKIALVISLVMSLLSGCGIGSPNVKETYPLESVNRDGSATSYVYRAADKTVPEVAKELTDEKKPDQVSKEDTERMFLVYGNEYYHLQKDPKKESDTLIEVDSQQYVQKNYDSSFLKGYLTAVVIGHLFDSLGGGGGGYRGYSSRDIYQPKQGTYHAPTTNDKKIAPPLTVEKKGSIFRRGTNNGDTSVGSGGSIFDRNTDSSKSSKGSISRGKTGSGGLFDSPKKSYTKPKTRVGSGKITRRSRR, encoded by the coding sequence ATGAAAGGACGGCAGGGACGGTCGCTGCTAAGCTTGAAAATCGCACTTGTCATCAGCCTTGTCATGTCACTGCTGAGCGGATGCGGGATCGGTTCACCGAATGTGAAGGAAACCTATCCTTTGGAATCGGTAAATCGCGACGGCAGTGCGACCTCGTACGTATACCGGGCTGCGGATAAGACCGTCCCGGAAGTGGCAAAAGAACTAACCGATGAGAAAAAGCCGGATCAAGTTTCTAAAGAAGACACGGAACGAATGTTTCTCGTTTATGGCAATGAATATTATCATCTGCAAAAGGATCCAAAAAAAGAAAGCGATACACTCATTGAAGTCGATTCCCAGCAGTATGTCCAAAAAAATTATGATTCAAGCTTTCTGAAAGGATATCTCACAGCGGTCGTAATTGGCCATCTTTTTGACTCGCTTGGCGGAGGGGGTGGCGGGTACAGGGGCTATTCCAGCCGGGACATTTACCAACCCAAGCAGGGGACATACCATGCTCCTACCACCAATGACAAGAAAATTGCTCCTCCTCTGACGGTAGAAAAGAAAGGTTCAATCTTCCGCCGTGGTACCAATAATGGAGATACAAGCGTTGGTTCAGGCGGCAGCATTTTTGACCGGAATACAGATTCATCCAAGTCCAGTAAAGGAAGCATTTCCCGAGGGAAGACCGGATCTGGCGGCTTGTTTGACTCACCGAAAAAATCCTATACCAAACCGAAAACGAGAGTCGGTTCCGGTAAAATTACGCGAAGGTCACGAAGATAA
- the glp gene encoding gephyrin-like molybdotransferase Glp, which produces MKLNKEDNDKFHRKPLQVQQAQDLLSAYGKPGSTEQIPIQESHGRYLAEEVKAPHPFPRFRRSGMDGYAVRSEDTMGCSSDQMVWLDVIDEIPCGSVSEHEITAGTAARIMTGAQVPEGADAVVMLEMTELREYEGHTQLGLKRKIEEGKNVTPIGFEVQQQEVLLRPGRRIQAGEISVLASFGVHQVTVYQKPRIAIFSTGSELLTVDEPLQPGKIRNSNTYMLASQVREAGGEPFILEAVMDDLLLAKAKVEKAMQEYDAVVTSGGVSVGDYDIMGDFVRSDSVDMLYNKIAMRPGSVTTAAVKDGKLLFALSGNPGACFVGFELFVRPFIQRVIGCDKPYLTEWTAILEQDYTKVNAFTRFVRGRVEARDGMLYAIPAKVDESSVMVTIKDSDCLIVIPPAKSITPAGEKVKILLLKGNTL; this is translated from the coding sequence ATGAAACTAAACAAGGAAGATAACGATAAATTTCACCGCAAGCCTTTACAGGTTCAGCAGGCGCAAGATCTGCTCTCCGCGTATGGAAAACCCGGATCAACCGAGCAAATCCCTATACAGGAAAGTCACGGTCGCTACTTGGCCGAGGAAGTAAAAGCACCCCATCCATTCCCACGGTTTCGCCGCTCGGGGATGGATGGCTATGCCGTCCGTTCAGAGGATACAATGGGATGCAGTTCAGACCAGATGGTCTGGCTGGACGTGATTGATGAAATCCCATGCGGCTCTGTTTCAGAGCACGAGATTACCGCTGGAACTGCTGCGCGCATCATGACAGGTGCCCAGGTTCCGGAAGGTGCGGATGCTGTCGTCATGCTGGAAATGACGGAGCTGCGCGAGTATGAGGGACACACTCAGCTGGGACTCAAGCGGAAGATCGAGGAAGGCAAGAATGTTACTCCCATCGGGTTTGAAGTACAGCAGCAGGAGGTTTTGCTCCGTCCGGGCCGCCGGATTCAGGCGGGTGAAATATCTGTGCTGGCCTCCTTCGGCGTGCATCAGGTCACTGTGTACCAAAAACCGCGCATCGCTATATTTTCAACCGGCTCTGAGTTGTTGACCGTGGATGAGCCGCTGCAGCCTGGCAAAATTCGCAATAGTAATACGTATATGCTGGCCTCTCAAGTGCGCGAAGCTGGCGGTGAGCCGTTCATCCTGGAGGCTGTGATGGATGATCTGCTGCTGGCCAAAGCAAAGGTGGAAAAAGCCATGCAGGAATATGATGCTGTGGTGACAAGCGGCGGTGTATCCGTAGGCGACTATGATATCATGGGCGATTTCGTTCGGAGTGACAGCGTGGATATGCTCTATAACAAAATTGCAATGAGACCCGGAAGCGTTACTACCGCGGCTGTCAAAGACGGCAAGCTGCTTTTCGCTCTTTCGGGCAATCCGGGTGCATGTTTTGTCGGCTTTGAATTATTTGTACGTCCGTTCATTCAGCGGGTGATTGGCTGTGATAAGCCTTATTTGACGGAATGGACAGCAATTCTTGAACAGGATTACACTAAGGTGAATGCTTTTACCCGTTTTGTAAGAGGCAGGGTTGAGGCAAGAGATGGTATGCTCTATGCCATTCCGGCCAAGGTCGATGAATCAAGCGTTATGGTGACGATTAAGGACAGTGACTGTCTGATCGTTATTCCACCGGCCAAAAGTATTACACCCGCAGGAGAGAAAGTGAAAATTTTGCTGTTGAAAGGAAATACATTGTGA